Proteins encoded together in one Microcebus murinus isolate Inina chromosome 16, M.murinus_Inina_mat1.0, whole genome shotgun sequence window:
- the PNMA8B gene encoding paraneoplastic antigen-like protein 8B: MAMSLLQDWCRELKVDVRRALLVTGIPEGLEQADIEAVLQPTFLPLGTFKLRNVRAVRSEKARAALLEFAEDIDRAAVPREIPGKDGVWRVLCKKPAQDTRFLRQMRRLLLDERPAQVALSKALGDKPTAPASETQAQGSGQAAGKAGAPSGAGRSARRGRRGRRNRARSNRLAQKGRKRGRGGRPSTPAESESDDSSDDSLGFVIREIEEGDLTGDQDQSALYAALQGAAKELAKKWALQSPAGEEDSTREFLALVTVADKTKKEKTEKETPGAESVRLNTKQEGSDVPDLVALLAVRDAPDEELMDSDASETTSQDSEEQENEMDNPEFVAIVAYTDPSIPSAREEMLKIASVIESLGLSDKKDKKDALPQILSVMSKDTSGTRVRVKEAGLEVDAIILRKAEDDGNLLECISSLADPDIPFPGKKAQGGLLGGWGGDGEEECGLLELVALLAAQDMADGLTAEEKQKAWEGAQFPYAEGKLGEVLALLAAREESGEASDEESQEESEDAESEESEPEDPASRKPRAKRARTGPRGPAQAGAGPAAAPAPAPPKARATRGGGQAVAQEKKAASRAEAKAEAAGGKKKKGSAGAGANAKAGDAKGQPPAGSKSARGRKARRGQKLPPRCR, from the coding sequence ATGGCCATGAGCCTTTTGCAGGACTGGTGCAGGGAGCTGAAGGTGGACGTGCGCAGGGCCCTGCTGGTCACCGGCATCCCGGAGGGCCTGGAGCAGGCGGACATCGAAGCCGTCCTGCAGCCAACCTTCCTGCCCCTGGGCACGTTCAAGCTGCGCAACGTGAGGGCCGTGAGGAGCGAGAAGGCCAGGGCCGCGCTGCTGGAGTTTGCGGAGGACATTGATCGCGCTGCCGTCCCCAGGGAGATCCCGGGCAAGGACGGGGTCTGGAGGGTTCTGTGTAAGAAGCCTGCGCAGGACACGCGATTCCTGAGGCAGATGAGACGCCTGCTGCTGGACGAGAGGCCTGCGCAGGTCGCTCTGTCCAAGGCCCTGGGGGACAAACCCACCGCGCCCGCTTCGGAGACCCAGGCCCAGGGGTCCGGGCAGGCAGCCGGGAAGGCGGGCGCTCCTTCCGGGGCAGGCAGGAGTGCTAGGAGGGGCCGTCGGGGTCGCAGGAACAGGGCCAGAAGCAACAGGTTGGCtcagaagggcaggaagagggggcggggcgggcgccccTCCACCCCCGCGGAGAGCGAGTCCGACGACTCCTCCGACGACAGCCTGGGCTTCGTGATCCGGGAGATCGAGGAGGGGGACTTGACCGGGGACCAGGACCAGAGCGCGCTGTACGCAGCGCTCCAGGGTGCGGCGAAGGAGCTCGCGAAGAAGTGGGCCCTCCAGAGCCCCGCGGGCGAGGAGGACAGTACCCGGGAGTTCCTGGCCCTGGTCACCGTCGCCGACAAAACCAAGAAGgagaagacagagaaggagaCCCCGGGGGCTGAGTCTGTCCGCTTGAACACCAAACAAGAAGGGAGCGATGTCCCCGACTTGGTGGCCCTGCTGGCAGTGAGAGATGCCCCCGACGAGGAGCTGATGGACAGCGACGCTTCGGAGACCACCTCGCAGGACAGCGAGGAGCAGGAAAACGAGATGGACAACCCCGAGTTCGTGGCCATCGTGGCATACACAGACCCCTCGATCCCCTCGGCCCGGGAAGAGATGCTGAAAATCGCCTCTGTGATCGAGTCGCTGGGCTTGAGCgacaagaaagacaaaaaagatgCCCTTCCGCAGATCTTGTCCGTCATGTCCAAGGACACCTCCGGGACCCGCGTGAGGGTGAAGGAGGCAGGCCTCGAGGTGGACGCCATCATCCTGAGGAAGGCCGAGGACGACGGGAACCTTCTGGAGTGCATTTCGAGCCTGGCCGACCCGGACATCCCCTTCCCGGGCAAGAAGGCCCAGGGCGGGCTGCtcgggggctggggcggggacgGCGAGGAGGAGTGCGGCCTCCTGGAGCTGGTGGCGCTCCTGGCCGCCCAGGACATGGCTGACGGGCTGACGGCGGAGGAGAAGCAGAAGGCCTGGGAGGGCGCGCAGTTCCCGTACGCCGAGGGCAAGCTCGGGGAGGTCTTGGCCCTGCTGGCCGCCCGCGAGGAGTCGGGGGAGGCTTCGGACGAAGAGTCGCAGGAGGAGTCGGAGGACGCGGAGAGCGAGGAGTCGGAGCCCGAGGACCCGGCGTCCAGGAAGCCCCGCGCCAAGAGGGCGCGCACCGGCCCCCGGGGCCCGGCTCAGGCCGGCGCGGGCCCCgcagccgcccccgcccccgccccgcccaagGCTCGCGCGACCCGCGGGGGCGGCCAGGCCGTGGCTCAGGAGAAGAAAGCCGCGAGCCGGGCCGAGGCCAAGGCCGAAGCGGCGGGCGGCAAGAAGAAGAAGGGCAGCGCGGGCGCCGGGGCCAACGCCAAGGCCGGCGACGCCAAGGGCCAGCCGCCCGCCGGCTCCAAGTCCGCGCGCGGGAGGAAGGCTCGTCGGGGCCAGAAGCTGCCCCCCAGATGCCGCTAG